A genome region from Planctomycetota bacterium includes the following:
- a CDS encoding cation transporter, translated as MLLFARGTLIAGLLVALTGVARADVKVTVSDMHLCCGACLKGVEKAIAPVTGASVTCDKDAASCTITAADDATAGKAVAALAAAGFHGTIDNAKLAMTDDSGAPSGNVKRLQVSGIHNCCGSCTKAIKGAVKDVAGVKEDNCKAKETSFVVEGDFSASALVKALNEAGFHVKVSQ; from the coding sequence ATGTTGCTATTCGCACGCGGAACTTTGATCGCTGGACTGCTTGTTGCTCTGACCGGCGTGGCTCGCGCCGACGTCAAGGTGACCGTCTCGGACATGCACCTTTGCTGCGGCGCTTGCCTGAAAGGGGTCGAGAAGGCCATCGCCCCGGTCACCGGCGCTTCGGTTACCTGTGACAAGGACGCCGCCTCGTGTACCATCACCGCCGCCGACGACGCCACCGCCGGCAAAGCGGTTGCCGCCTTGGCCGCGGCTGGCTTTCACGGCACGATCGACAACGCCAAGCTCGCCATGACCGACGACAGCGGCGCTCCGTCGGGCAATGTCAAACGACTGCAAGTCTCGGGCATCCACAACTGCTGTGGCTCTTGCACCAAGGCCATCAAGGGAGCCGTCAAGGACGTGGCCGGCGTCAAGGAAGACAACTGCAAGGCGAAGGAAACTTCGTTTGTCGTCGAAGGCGATTTCTCGGCCTCGGCGCTGGTCAAGGCGCTGAACGAAGCCGGCTTCCATGTGAAGGTGTCGCAGTAA
- a CDS encoding CehA/McbA family metallohydrolase, translating to MSARFVIGIVLLGLGIDCVYAHPPAEAAKLVDQQAEDAIHTPPGFQQAGKPLVADGSDTGLVKLRIVDRATGEPTFCRVNVVGSDGNYYEPAENTLAPYSLHRLGNRAGKGPFRYYGWFFYTAGESEVRVPTGATRVEVWRGYEYRPLVQELDVKQGATESVRLTLERGITMTDLGYYSGDVHIHLDRRNDAEEARALDLMMAEDMQYGVLLANNQDGRNYSGLMERNLHQQRAFGLEAIKSRGNYSIAAGQEIVGGTYGHILLFLHDRLVLEGASVEPNYWPPLGVLGSEARKLKGFAFHAHGGYAKEIYADFARRDTNGVELLQFAEYRGVALEGWYHMLNIGYQFPALGACDYPYCRALGDCRTYVFSPERPTFAQWCQRLAEGRSFFTTGPMLLLEVDGHRPGDVIERSANDKRPLKVRVKISAEVGLPREMAIVVNGQPSFTMSRSDRPLDIFQYDGEINVDYPMWIAAKCWTKSPPGQPDVEAHTNPVYVTVDGRPPYREGDVDWLVARLDDLIAEFKNKKKFAEQEAAVEYFQQARQKLADLRAAGGSTKLIAP from the coding sequence ATGTCCGCTCGCTTTGTCATTGGCATCGTGCTACTCGGCCTGGGCATTGACTGCGTGTACGCCCATCCGCCGGCCGAAGCGGCAAAGCTGGTCGATCAGCAGGCCGAAGACGCCATTCACACTCCGCCAGGGTTTCAACAAGCCGGCAAGCCGCTGGTGGCCGATGGATCGGACACCGGGCTGGTGAAGTTGCGGATCGTCGATCGCGCCACCGGCGAGCCGACGTTCTGCCGCGTGAACGTGGTGGGCAGCGATGGTAATTACTACGAGCCGGCCGAGAACACGCTCGCGCCCTACAGCCTGCACCGATTGGGCAATCGGGCCGGCAAAGGGCCGTTTCGTTACTACGGCTGGTTCTTCTACACCGCCGGCGAGAGCGAAGTCCGCGTGCCGACCGGCGCGACGCGCGTCGAAGTCTGGCGCGGCTATGAATATCGCCCGTTGGTCCAAGAACTCGACGTCAAACAGGGCGCGACCGAGTCGGTGCGGCTCACGCTCGAGCGCGGCATCACGATGACTGACCTGGGCTATTACTCGGGGGACGTGCATATTCACCTGGATCGGCGTAACGACGCCGAGGAAGCTCGGGCGCTCGACCTGATGATGGCCGAGGACATGCAATACGGCGTGCTGTTGGCCAACAACCAGGATGGGCGGAATTACAGCGGCCTGATGGAGCGAAACCTCCACCAGCAACGGGCGTTCGGCCTCGAAGCGATCAAATCGCGCGGCAACTACTCGATCGCCGCCGGCCAGGAAATCGTCGGCGGCACCTACGGGCACATCCTGTTGTTCCTGCACGATCGGTTGGTGCTGGAAGGGGCCTCGGTCGAGCCGAACTATTGGCCGCCGCTGGGGGTGCTGGGCTCTGAAGCGCGGAAGCTGAAGGGGTTCGCCTTTCACGCGCACGGCGGTTATGCCAAGGAGATTTACGCCGACTTCGCCCGCCGCGACACCAACGGCGTCGAGTTGCTGCAGTTCGCCGAGTACCGGGGCGTGGCGCTCGAAGGCTGGTATCACATGCTGAACATCGGTTACCAGTTCCCCGCGCTCGGGGCGTGCGACTATCCTTACTGCCGGGCGCTGGGGGATTGTCGGACGTATGTCTTTTCGCCCGAGCGGCCGACGTTCGCCCAGTGGTGCCAACGGTTGGCCGAAGGGCGGAGCTTCTTCACGACCGGGCCGATGCTCTTACTCGAAGTCGACGGCCACCGGCCGGGCGACGTGATCGAACGCTCGGCGAATGACAAGCGACCACTGAAAGTACGAGTCAAGATTAGCGCTGAAGTTGGCCTGCCGCGGGAGATGGCGATTGTCGTCAACGGGCAGCCGTCATTTACGATGTCGCGTTCCGACCGGCCGCTCGACATTTTTCAATACGACGGCGAAATCAACGTCGACTACCCGATGTGGATCGCCGCCAAGTGTTGGACAAAATCGCCACCTGGCCAGCCCGATGTCGAGGCGCACACGAACCCGGTCTATGTCACGGTCGACGGGCGGCCGCCGTATCGCGAAGGGGATGTCGACTGGCTGGTCGCGCGGCTCGATGACTTAATCGCCGAATTCAAGAACAAGAAGAAGTTCGCCGAGCAGGAAGCCGCCGTCGAATACTTCCAGCAAGCGCGACAGAAGCTGGCCGATTTGCGCGCCGCGGGCGGATCGACGAAATTGATCGCACCTTAA